One segment of Glandiceps talaboti chromosome 21, keGlaTala1.1, whole genome shotgun sequence DNA contains the following:
- the LOC144451231 gene encoding mitochondrial coenzyme A diphosphatase NUDT8-like, whose translation TSLSKLSSPTLEKALTSIFSDEGKRRAIKRMENTKPLRTLTKHASQLGAVCIPLCVIDGEPSVLYTLRTIHLSQHRGEVSFPGGMAEQGDKDLNHTALRELEEELGISADSVEVWGSLIPLPDKSGKKAVTPIIGYVGELDLDALKPNEGEVEDVFTLTFKQLCTSENQRYTHFKATGPRRESMAMPVFLGGPHRIWGLTAIITDQMLRVLLPTVYKSVVNYKR comes from the exons ACATCACTGAGTAAACTTTCCAGTCCAACTTTAGAGAAGGCATTGACAAGTATTTTCTCTGATGAAGGTAAACGCAGGGCAATAAAGAGGATGGAGAATACGAAGCCCTTACGAACACTGACTAAACATGCCAGTCAGTTAGGTGCTGTGTGTATACCATTGTGTGTTATCGATGGAGAACCGTCTGTTTTGTACACACTGAGGACGATACACTTGTCACAACACAGAGGTGAAGTAAG TTTTCCTGGTGGGATGGCAGAACAAGGTGACAAAGACTTGAACCATACTGCACTACGGGAATTGGAAGAGGAGCTTGGTATTTCTGCTGACTCAGTGGAGGTTTGGGGTTCTCTCATACCATTACCAGATAAA AGTGGAAAGAAAGCTGTGACACCAATTATTGGCTATGTTGGTGAACTTGACTTGGATGCACTGAAACCAAATGAAGGGGAG GTCGAAGACGTGTTTACGCTAACATTTAAGCAGCTGTGCACATCAGAAAACCAGAGATATACTCACTTCAAAGCAACTGGACCTAGACGTGAAAGCATGGCCATGCCGGTGTTCCTGGGAGGACCTCATAGAATATGGGGACTGACTGCCATTATCACAGATCAGATGCTGAGAGTATTACTGCCAACTGTGTACAAATCTGTTGTTAATTATAAGAGATAG